AGCCACCCAGTGTTATTTTTCCCACAACGGTTATTAActgtcttttttctttctattataAAACTTTGAGATTTTAATTAAACCACAAAATCTAAAGTTCAGTTTTCACACTCTCTTCTCTCAATTCTCAAGCACCCATAGTCTCATTTCGCGGTGCTTGACTTGAGAAAGGACGAGTCTGTTCATCGTTTTCTTAACATAAATTgggattttcatatatattatagttACAGTAACACTGCCATTTTTTAGGCATGGCAGATCCAAGTTCCAATGCTCCCTATGACCCCCACTGCATGGATGATGTTTTGAAGTTCCTCGAGATTGAGAATCCTACGCTTGACGACTTCACCACTCCGGAGAAACCCTTTTTACACCCCTCCTCTCCAATGCCTCACTGCACCACCGATCAAATCGATGGTAATACCATTGACCCTTTGGAGGATCCATTCATTAGGGATTTCTATAACAATGACCCCCACAATTCTCAACTGGCTTATGGGAATCAAAGTGAAACAGTTTGTGGGAATGATGTGAATAATTCAAGGCCACTTTCACTTTGGCCAACTGATCCCATCCCATATCATTGCAGTTGTTGCCAGTCATTGAGAGAAATCCTTCATACTAATGGTTCGTTAATTCGTTTCATGTTAATGATTCTAATTGGTTTCATTGATACATTGTTTTTAAGatacctttctttcttttgtaattGAAGGTTTTGATGTTACGAAACTAGAGATTCATGGAAGACTTGGGATGATCTGTCATGCTGTTCTTACTGTTGAACCAGGTAGTAATACCCCAGGCCCTCGATATCAAATGTTTGAGTAAGTTTTCATATACTTTTTCCCcctctcctttcttctttttgttctttaattatttgattatataaCTTTTGGTTATGAAAGAAAAACTCATTTTGATGCACTTCCCAATAGTTTCTGTAAAAAGAGCATAGAGGACGTGAAGCAGTTTCTGACCCAATATTGCATAGATCGAAGCCAAGCCGGATTTACGATGATCAAGGATCCGCTCTCCGTTTTCTACCAAACCTTATGCGTCGGGTTCCTCCGGGATGAAAATTTGTACAACGTCCAACCATCGTCGATTTCAGGCATGTGTTTGATTAATTACCTTATATAATCATCTTTAAAAGTTGGCATACGATTTTGACAAATTAgtgcaactttttttttaatgttggtTGCAGGCGGCAATCAAATGGATCAAGCAGGGAACAGTAATAATAATCAAGAGAAACCTGCTAAGCCCTCCTTGGCCGTACAGGTTGTAGCTATCCTGATAATAAAGGCTTCCCAAACTTGAAGCTTAATAATTAGTGTATACACTCTGAGATATTG
The Gossypium raimondii isolate GPD5lz chromosome 8, ASM2569854v1, whole genome shotgun sequence DNA segment above includes these coding regions:
- the LOC105792067 gene encoding uncharacterized protein LOC105792067; amino-acid sequence: MADPSSNAPYDPHCMDDVLKFLEIENPTLDDFTTPEKPFLHPSSPMPHCTTDQIDGNTIDPLEDPFIRDFYNNDPHNSQLAYGNQSETVCGNDVNNSRPLSLWPTDPIPYHCSCCQSLREILHTNGFDVTKLEIHGRLGMICHAVLTVEPGSNTPGPRYQMFEKTHFDALPNSFCKKSIEDVKQFLTQYCIDRSQAGFTMIKDPLSVFYQTLCVGFLRDENLYNVQPSSISGGNQMDQAGNSNNNQEKPAKPSLAVQRERTRNLTLKEIENYFHLPIEKAAKKMEFSATVVKKICRKYGLSRWPHRKIQSMEKKISNWVESLSSNDPKERARAKKEIENLQREIAKFGEGSSKLGDD